A stretch of DNA from Mycolicibacterium celeriflavum:
GGTTCGCAGGCGATGCGCAATTTCACGGTGGACGAGCGGCGGGCGCGGCTCGCCCGTCGCCACTTCCTGTGCGAGCAGGCGGAGTCCGTCCGTGACGTCGCGGGCCGCGTCGTGGGGTTACACACCACCGACCCCGCCACCCCCTACCTGTCGCTGTGGGCGCGGCTGGCGGGGTTCACCACGGCCGACCTGGACGCCGAACTCTACGAGCGGCGCACGCTGGTCAAGCACCTCGCCATGCGCAGGACCCTGTGGACCGTGCGCGCCGAAGATCTGCCGCTGATCCAGGTTGCGGCGAGCGACCGGGTCGCCGACAACGAGCGCCGCCGGCTCATCGCCGACGCGCAGAAAGCCGGTCTCTGTGAGGACGGCGACGCGTGGCTCGACGCGGCGGGTGCGGCTGTGCTGCGGCATCTCGCGGAGAACGGGCCGACGAATGCGAAGGATCTGCGGGCCGCACTGCCCGAGTTGGCGGGTACCTGGGACCCGGCTCCGGGCAAGCGCTGGGGCGGCGAGACTCCGTTGGGGCCACGGATCCTGACCGCGCTGTCGGTGCGCGGCGACATCGTGCGCGGTCCGAATGAGGGAAAGTGGACGACGTCGCGCCCGCTCTGGGTGCCCACGGCCGAGTGGCTGGTTCCGGCCGACGCGGTCGATGAGGAGACCGCCCGCGCGGCACTGGTGCGACGGTGGTTGGCCGCCTTCGGTCCGGCCACTGTCACCGACGTCAAGTGGTGGTTCGGCCACACGTTGACGTGGGCGCGTCAGGCGTTGCGCGACATCGGCGCGGTCGAGGTCGATCTCGACGGCGCACCCGGCTTCGCACTACCCGACGACTTCGACGTCGAACCTGAGCCCGAGCCGTGGTGCGCGCTGT
This window harbors:
- a CDS encoding winged helix DNA-binding domain-containing protein, which gives rise to MRNFTVDERRARLARRHFLCEQAESVRDVAGRVVGLHTTDPATPYLSLWARLAGFTTADLDAELYERRTLVKHLAMRRTLWTVRAEDLPLIQVAASDRVADNERRRLIADAQKAGLCEDGDAWLDAAGAAVLRHLAENGPTNAKDLRAALPELAGTWDPAPGKRWGGETPLGPRILTALSVRGDIVRGPNEGKWTTSRPLWVPTAEWLVPADAVDEETARAALVRRWLAAFGPATVTDVKWWFGHTLTWARQALRDIGAVEVDLDGAPGFALPDDFDVEPEPEPWCALLPGLDVTTMGWFDRDWYLGPHRSQVFDRNGNGGPTAWCDGRIVGAWGQDDDGRVEVRLLEDVGRCAHKALQRRADELTEWLDGVRISPRFPSPLSKR